From Nyctibius grandis isolate bNycGra1 chromosome 27, bNycGra1.pri, whole genome shotgun sequence, one genomic window encodes:
- the TNNI1 gene encoding troponin I, slow skeletal muscle, with protein MARLGSRFPPPTARGSTGPREHPNAVTTFWRKSKITASRKLLLKSLMLAKAKEEWEQEIVDKQSEKERYLSERITPLYTSGLSLSQLQDLCRELHEKVEIVDEERYDIEAKCNHNTREIKDLKIKVLDLRGKFKRPPLRRVRVSADAMLRALLGSKHKVSMDLRANLKSVKKEDTEKERPVEVGDWRKNVEAMSGMEGRKKMFDAAKSPTGQ; from the exons ATGGCGAGACTGGGGAGTCGCTTCCCTCCGCCGACAGCACGGGGCAGCACGGGACCTCGGGAGCATCCCAACGCCGTCACCACTTTCTGG AGAAAATCCAAGATCACAGCCTCACGCAAACTCTTGTTGAAG AGTTTGATGCTGGCAAAAGCGAAGGAGGAGTGGGAACAGGAGATCGTGGACAAGCAGTCGGAGAAGGAAAGATACCTGTCTGAGCGGATCACACCACTGTACACCAGTGGGCTTTCCTTGAGCCAGCTCCAG GACCTGTGCAGGGAGCTGCATGAGAAGGTTGAAATTGTGGATGAAGAGAGATATGACATCGAAGCGAAATGCAACCATAACACTCGGGAG ATTAAAGATCTGAAAATCAAAGTGCTTGATCTTCGAGGAAAGTTCAAGCGACCTCCCCTGCGGCGAGTCCGCGTCTCCGCCGATGCCATGCTGAGGGCTCTGCTGGGCTCCAAGCACAAGGTGTCCATGGATCTGAGAGCCAACCTGAAGTCTGTCAAGAAGGAGGACACGGAGAAG GAGCGCCCCGTGGAAGTGGGTGACTGGCGCAAGAACGTGGAGGCCATGTCGGGGATGGAGGGGCGAAAGAAGATGTTCGACGCTGCCAAGTCCCCCACGGGCCAGTGA